One Mycolicibacterium sp. TUM20985 genomic window, GGTGAGGACGGAGACGTTCAGCTGATCGACGTAGCTCCACACCGTCACGTTCATGCCGCTGCCCGCGACGAGCGGGCCGACGGAGTAGATCTCGCTGATCACCGCGCCACCGAACGATCCCCGCTCCCGCGGTCCCGGCACGTTGGACACGGTGAGGTTCATGATCAGGCTCGACTCCACCCGCTTCGACTGCCACCGGAAGGCCGGCGGCGTCATCGAGGGCGGTAGGTAGTTCAACCAGGTGGCGATCAGGTCCGGGCCGAGCAGCTGGTGGTTCTCCTTGGCGATCCTGGTGGCCGCCGCGGTCAGACGAACCCGCTGAAGCGGATCGGCGACGTGCACCGCCAGGGAGGGCGTCATGTAGCTGAACTCGTTGCCCGCCAAGCGGTCCGGGTCGCCGTAGCTGACCGGTACACCGGCGATCAGGGGCGCGTCCGCCACACCGTCGTACCGCAGCGACAGTTCTCGGAGCGCACCCGCAACGGACGCGAGGACGACGTCGTTGAGGGTCACGCCGAGCGCCTTCGCCGCCTCCTTGACGTCGGGGAGTGCCAGTGGCACGGTGGCGAACCGGCGCGTCGGGGACACCACGTGGTTGAGGAACGTCGGGGGCGGGGCGAAGTTGGGGGCGAGCTCGGGATTGCGGCCGCGCTCCTTCGCACGGCGGCGAACCCGCGACACTCCGCGGGCGGTGTCGGCGACGAGGCTCGGCAGCCGCCGAAGCTGGCCGGCGTGATCGCGTCCGGCGGCGGTGAGCAGTCCGATCCTCGTCCGCTCGGCGTCCGCCGTGCGGATGGCCTTCGCCGGGAACTCAGGCGGATCCGGCTGGATGGCCCAGCCCATCTGGTTGGCCGACGCGACGCCGTCGGCAAGCACGTGGTGCACCTTGTGGATGATCGCCACCCGGTCGCCGGCCAGGCCCTCGGCGACGTACATCTCCCAGAGCGGTCGACTGCGGTCCAGCGGCGTGCTCGCGATCTCCCCGATGAGGTCGTCGAGTTCGCGTCGCCCACCCGGCGCCCGCACCGCGACCCGGCGGACGTGATAATCGAAGTCGATGCCGGCGTTCTCCACCCACATCGGATGGTGCAGCTTCATCGGGATGTCCACCAGTTGGTAGCGCAGCGGTTTCAGAGCGAGCAGTCGGGGTTCGGCGACTCGGCGAAAGAGATCGAAGGTGAACCGCCCGTCGAGACCGGACACGTCGAGGACGCCGATCTTCAGGGTGTGCATGTGGATCTCGGGCGCCTCGCTGTACAACATCAGGGCATCCACCCCGTTGAGCCGCCGCATTGCCCACCCCTGCCTCGTTTGGAGCCTCCATTGAACGCCGTCGACGCCGATTACACCGCGGACGTGACAATCGATTCGATCTTTGTAAACCTGTGCTGATGAGTCTGGTTGCGGGCCGCGGGCCCCTGAGCGCCGATCCCGCGGGCTGGTTCTCCGCTCCCCTGCCCGCCGAGGTCGTGTTCGTCGAACCGCATCCCCGCCGCATCCAAGCCATCCGGAACGGCCGCACCGTCCTCGACACCGAGCACGCGCTGCTGGTGCACCGTCGCGGCCATCCGTTGAGCTACGCCTTTCCCGCCGAAGAAGTGGCCGCTCTGCCCGGGCACGCGGTCGCCGAGGCGCCCGGTTACGCGACCGTGCCCTGGGATGCCGTCGACTCCTGGATCGAGGAGGGCCGCCCACTGGTCCACTACCCACCCAATCCCTACCACCGGGTGGACTGCAGGCCGGCGAAGCGGCGACTGCGGGCATCGGTCGCCGGGACAGTACTCGTGGATACCGCAGATACCGTGGTGGTGTTCGAGACCTCGCTGGCACCAAGACTTTACGTCGACCCCGGCGTGGTCCGGACCGACCTGCTCCGCCGGTCCGACAGCACCAGCTATTGCAACTACAAGGGCCAAGCCACCTATTGGTCGATGGCG contains:
- a CDS encoding WS/DGAT/MGAT family O-acyltransferase — translated: MRRLNGVDALMLYSEAPEIHMHTLKIGVLDVSGLDGRFTFDLFRRVAEPRLLALKPLRYQLVDIPMKLHHPMWVENAGIDFDYHVRRVAVRAPGGRRELDDLIGEIASTPLDRSRPLWEMYVAEGLAGDRVAIIHKVHHVLADGVASANQMGWAIQPDPPEFPAKAIRTADAERTRIGLLTAAGRDHAGQLRRLPSLVADTARGVSRVRRRAKERGRNPELAPNFAPPPTFLNHVVSPTRRFATVPLALPDVKEAAKALGVTLNDVVLASVAGALRELSLRYDGVADAPLIAGVPVSYGDPDRLAGNEFSYMTPSLAVHVADPLQRVRLTAAATRIAKENHQLLGPDLIATWLNYLPPSMTPPAFRWQSKRVESSLIMNLTVSNVPGPRERGSFGGAVISEIYSVGPLVAGSGMNVTVWSYVDQLNVSVLTDDLTTDDPHEMTEAMVRAFVELRGVAGLSSALTDVADAMPTAGAAR
- a CDS encoding DUF427 domain-containing protein; the encoded protein is MSLVAGRGPLSADPAGWFSAPLPAEVVFVEPHPRRIQAIRNGRTVLDTEHALLVHRRGHPLSYAFPAEEVAALPGHAVAEAPGYATVPWDAVDSWIEEGRPLVHYPPNPYHRVDCRPAKRRLRASVAGTVLVDTADTVVVFETSLAPRLYVDPGVVRTDLLRRSDSTSYCNYKGQATYWSMAVDGTVHDDIAWSYADTPPETLPIRGYLSYDETRADVIAELPVG